From a single Ascaphus truei isolate aAscTru1 chromosome 2, aAscTru1.hap1, whole genome shotgun sequence genomic region:
- the LOC142488064 gene encoding uncharacterized protein LOC142488064: MIQTAVTPFTCTVCGKQLGTKRTLLNHQRVHTGEKPFTCTECGKQFNTKSHLLIHQITHTGEKPFTCTECGKQFSTKSNLLIHRMTHTGEKPFTCTECGKQFSMKGNLLRHQMTHTGEKPFTCTECGKQFTFKSCLLKHQMTHTGEKPFTCAECGKQFSIKRNLLRHQLTHTREKPFTCAECSKSFSRKTELLNHERIHTGEKPFTCTECGKQFRRKSSLLIHQMTHTGEKPFTCSECGKQFSTKINLLRHQITHTGEKPFTCAVCSKSFSLNTTLLNHERIHTVEKPFTCTECSKRFSTKAELLKHERIHTGEKPFTCTECEKNFSQMSHLLRHHRIHTREKPFPCT; encoded by the coding sequence atgattcagacagcagtgactccttttacttgtacagtgtgtgggaaacagttaGGTACTAAGAGGACCCTCCTCAATCATCAGAgggttcatacaggggagaaaccattcacatgtacagagtgtgggaaacaattcaatactaagagccacctcctcatacaccagataactcatacaggagaaaaaccattcacatgtacagagtgtgggaaacaattcagtactaagagcAACCTCCTCATACACcggatgactcatacaggagaaaaaccattcacatgtacagagtgtgggaaacaatttagtATGAAGGgaaacctcctcagacaccagatgactcatacaggagaaaaaccattcacatgtacagagtgtgggaaacaattcacattTAAGAGCTGTCTCCTcaaacaccagatgactcatacaggagagaaaccattcacatgtgcagagtgtgggaaacaattcagtattaagagaaacctcctcagacaccagttGACTCATACaagggagaaaccattcacatgtgcagagtgtagtaaaagcttttctcggaagacagagctcctcaaccacgagcggattcatacaggggagaaaccattcacatgtacagagtgtgggaaacaattcagaaggaagagcagtctcctcatacaccagatgactcatacaggggagaaaccattcacatgttcagagtgtgggaaacaattcagtactaagataaacctcctcagacaccagataactcatacaggagaaaaaccattcacatgtgcagtgtgtagtaaaagcttttctctgaATACGACtctcctcaaccatgagcggattcatacagtggagaaaccattcacatgtacagagtgtagtaaaagatTTTCTACAAAGGCGGAGCTCCTCAagcatgagcggattcatacaggggagaaacccttcacatgtacagagtgtgagaaaaACTTTTCTCAAATGagccacctcctcagacaccacaGGATTCATACACGGGAGAAACCATTTCCATGTACATAA